GTTGCCGATCCTGCTGCGATCGCTACCGTAAGTAGCCCTGTGGAAAGTTTTCTAGTCATATACTTCTCCCATTAACTCCCTTGGTTCTAATTATTTTGGACGTAGGTATTCCTGGACGCATCATATTGCTGATTTGGAAAATCCTGACCCTGCGTCCTGGGTTCAGGTTTCCGGTACGCTTCGGCACAAGGCCGGAATTAAACTGCCCCTGTGCATTGGCGACAACACTCGGTTGTGCAACCCAATAAACATTGGCGCATTAGTCACCCGGTCAGCGAACTCGGCATTCCGGATCGTTACTGTTTCTTAAAAGGTACCAACTAGGAAGAATGACAACATGACTGTCTCTCTCCCACCGTAATCAGTTAATCTATTTTTTTGGCTTTGCAGACTGTTACTGGCAAAGCATTCCCTATATAAAATTCTCAAATTCTATTGCTTCACACAAAATTCTTTTGATTTGAGCATTCTTTATTTTTGAGGATACTGACTAGTTATGAGCGTTGTAAAATTGTTTGTCTTTATCGCTCATATATGTGGGACTTATACATGAAATAACATTTTGGCACGAAATTGTACCCGCGAAAAACATAAGAATAATGTTATATATCTGCTTGATCAGTAGCAAAACATAGTCATTTCTTGACGCCCCCTTGTGAGACAGGCGTCTGAAGGCCCTCTCCAAAGACAATTATTTTTTGGCGCGGAATACTATAGGTTCTTCATATACAATATATCAGTATTAAAGATTTTGTCCCGCTCCGGACCCTGTTTAAACTTTCCGTCTCTCATACATCTATCAAAGGACGAATAGACAATGCCGGAAACTGACATTCCTGTTTATGAAGCCCTGGTCACCGATATCAAAAACCTGGGCGTTGAATGTGTGTTCGGGTTAATGAGCGATGATACAGCTGAACTTGTCGCGCTGATCGACGCGGCAGGTATGAGGTTTTACAGCGCACGCCATGAAAATAACGCGGTTTCAATGGCGGAAGGATATGCCGCCGCGACCGGCCGGCTGGGCATTGCCCTGATCGGACGCGGACCGGCGACCGCCAACAGCATGAACGGCATAAATTACGCCAACCGAACCGGGTCCCCGGTTCTTGTCCTTTATGGCGATGCCGCAAATACCGGCCCCCAGCCTAACGCCCTCGGGCCTGACCTGAAGAGTCTGAACAGCCAGGCGGTGCTCGAGGCTGTCGGCATAAAAACCTTCAGGGCAAGCGACGGCCTCACCGCCCGCAGCACCTTTGTGCAGGCGGCGGCCTCCGCCCTGAGCCGCACCACCGCATTACTGTTGCCCGTCAACATCCTGCAGGCCCGCGTTTCCCCGACAGATACCGTCCCGGAAGGCATCGATCCGGTGCTTCCTGCCCCGCAGCCGGCGCGCGACAGTGCGGTCCGGTCTGCGACGTCCCTGTTGGAAAAAAGCCGCAAGCCGCTGATCATTGCCGGCGCCGGCGCCCACGCGGCGGGGGCACGGGACGCGATCATCAAGCTTGCCGATCAGATCGGCGCCGCCCTGGTCACCTCGTTAAAAGGCAAGGATATGTTTCGCGGCCACCCCTTTGACTGCGGCATCCTGGGATCGCTGTCACATGCCGGCGGGCGCTGGCTGATCGATCAGGCCGATTGCATTCTTGCCATCGGTGTCGGACTCAATCAGATGACGACGAGCTACAGACAAGCCCTGCCGGAGGGCGCGCCGCTCATTCACGTGGACAATTGCCGTCCTCATATCGGCCGCTGGTATGATGCAGATGTCTCTCTTGTCGGAGACGCCAGGCTGGTCGCGGAGCAATTGTGCGATATCATTCCCGCCCGTTCCCAGGCGGAAATGGAAATGCGCACTAAAGAGAATTCCCGCTGGCTCGCTGGCTTCACCCTTGCCGACGATTTTGAAGCCCGGCACACAGAACATACCGTGGACAGCCGGTCTCTTACCCTGGAGCTCGTGCGGTTGCTGCCGGAAAACCGGAATGTGGTCTGGGACTCCGGCAACATGCTTGGCAACGCCACCTATTTTTCCGTGCCCGGCCCGTCTCATTTCAAGCATACCAGCGACACCGCCTCGATCGGTATGGGGTTTGGGACGGCCATGGGCTTTGCGGCCGGAACCCCGGAGCGGACCACCGTCCTTGCGATGGGAGATGGCAGCTTCCTGATGAACCAGGGGGAACTGGAAACAGTTGCCCGGGAAGATATTCCGCTTGTCATTGTGATTTATAATGATTGCGCCTATGGGGCAGAACTGCATTACCTCAAGGAAAAGAATATACCGGTCAACCTGACACAATTTCCGGATATTGACTATGCGCCGATTGCCGAAGCTTATGGGTTCAAGGCGTACACAGTCCGCAGCCTGGATGACCTGCGGGCGATTGCCCCGGTGCTGGAGAAGCCGGAAGGACAAATATTCCTCGACTGCAAGATCAACGCCGCCGTGGCAGCCCCTTTCATGCTCGAAATTGCTGAACTCTCCCGCAAGAAATAATGATGCGCGAGATGCCTTACGAGCTCGATTGATGGGGCAGCCGCAGTCCCGGCCTGGGCCAGCGCACGGCCAGCAACTGGCCATAGCCTGACAGTGTAATGTAAGCCGTCTGCATATCCTCCCCGCCGAAACAGATATTGGTGCAGAAACTTTCCGGCGCCTTGTGGAATTCGAGGAACTCCCCCTCTGGCGAGAAAACGCTGATGCCGCCGGTGACCAGGGTCGCCACGCAGATATTGCCGTTTTCCTCCACCGCCATTGAATCAAAGCGTTGAAATCCGGACAAGCCATGGACCAGTTGGCCGCCGTTGGTGTTGGGCCACGGCTCCTTGCCGACTTCTCCCTCGCCGATAATCGGATAACGCCACAGACGGCTGGTTTCCGTTTCCGCCACATAAACGATACTTTCATCCGGAGACAGGCTGACGCCATTTGCCGTCAGCAGATGAGCGGCGGCACAGCGGATCAGACTTCCGTCCGTCCGGGCATAATAAAGTGCCCCGTGCATCATATGACTTTCGAATTTCTTTCCCCAGTCCGTGAACCAGAACCCGCCCTTGTTGTCAAAAACGATATCATTGGGGCCATGCAACGGCACGCCGTCACACTGGGTATACAATACCTCCACTTCGCCGGTTTCCAGGTTTACACGCTGGATCGAACCGCCGACATAATCCTCGGGCACACCGGTCGGGCGGGTAAATCCTTTCTCGTTCTGCCAGGTAAACCCGCCATTATTACAGACATAGCAATGGCCGTCCGGTCCAATTGCCGCCCCGTTCGGGCCGGCGCCGAGTTCCGCAACAGTCTGCAGTTCCCCGTCAGGAAGAATTCTGGTCAGGCGTCCGCCGGCGATTTCCACCACCAGGAAACTCCCGTCCGGCATGACGACCGGCCCTTCCGGAAACTCCAGACCGGTGGCAACCAGTTCCCCTTCCAATGTCATCTGCTTCATATCATCCTCCCGGATATCAAGTTCAAAGTATCAGTTTGGTCAGTTCTGTCCTGTCCCGGGAACAGAAATCATCTTAGCCTAGAGCGTCGGATTATTCACCACACCGCCCAAGGCCAGCAGCCCCCAGGTCGAATAGTTGATATCCGGAGAGAACAGAATGTGGCTGCTGCCGGCATAGGTATCCCGGAACATTCGCTGGATCGGGTAACGGTGATAGATGGCGTTGGCGCCCGCCAGGGTAAAGACCTCATCGACAGCTTCCCGGAACAAACCCGCCCCGAAGGACACATTTCGCTTCGAGCGAAGTTTCCGCTCCTGGTCAGGCACTCCGCCGGCCCTGGCAATATCCTGGCCCTCAAGCATGTCGTGGCGAATGATATTTACACCGGCATCGATCTTCGCCCCCGCCTTACCGATCCGCATCTGCACCGCCTGAATGTCGCGCAGTTTGGCGCCTGTCGTAACGGCGCTTCGCTGCTTGATGGAATCGATCGTCATCTCCAGGGCGCCCTGCGCATTACCTGCAATGGCGGATCCGATAACGTGGCCGGACAGCATGGACAAAGCCACCTTGTACAAAGGACTGGTATTGACCTTTGTCCCCGGAGCCACATCTCCCCCGCCAAGCTGATACATGCTCAGGGCGCGATGTTCGGGAACAAAAACCTTCTCGGCCTTCACTGACATGCTGCCGGTGGCTTCCATGCCGATGACCTGCCAGTCGTCGATCACTTCATATTGCGACTTGTGCAGCAAAACCAGGCGCAGATCGACAACTTTGTCCCCGTCGCGCACGGTTGTCGCCAGCATATTCCAATCGGAAACATGTACGCCGCTTGAGAAATTCCAATAGCCGCTCACCTCATACCCGCCATCAACCGGTGTAGCCTGCCCCTGGGAGGGAATGACGCCGGAGGCGATCCCGGCATCGGGATTATCCCCCCAGATGTCCTCCTGGGCCTTGTCATCGTAAAGCGCGAGCATCCAGTGGTGGATCATCAGGTTCACCAGTGTCCAGGAGGTGGACGCACATCCGCGCCCCATCTCAAATCCGATATCAAAAACGCTTGTGAAATCCAGTTCCATCCCGCCGTAACGTTTCGGCTGCAGGGCGCGCAACACGCCCGAACGATGAAATGCATCCAGCGTCTCCGGCAGGACAATACGTTCCTTTGCAGATCTTTCGGCACGCTCCCTCAGCACGGGCACAAGATCGCGTGTCCGCTGGACCGCCTCGTCATAGGCTACATCGGCAAAGGAACTTGCACTCATTCCCCCTCTCCCCGGCCGCGGGCAGTGCAGCGGCACTGGTCGACCTGGTGCAGCTCGATCATGTTGCCGCAGGGGTCATGAACAAAGACCTGTTTGGTATCGCCGGCCACGCTTTTGTAATAAGGAACGCCCATCCGGTCCAGCTCAGCGATGGTGTCATCCATACTCTCGACGGCCAGCGCAACATGCGGGTCGCAGGGGTCTTTTCCCGGCCCTTTGGAAACAGGTGACGGATATGGTCCTCCCATGAGATGGATCTGCCCGGTGCTGCCCGTATTCATCCACCAGCCTGGAATAATCTGCGGCCGGCTTTTGTCATAGTCCATACCCAGAACATTGGTATAGAAATCAAAGACATCATCCAGCGGTTCACCGTTGTCTCCCACGCGAATACCGTGATGATGAATACCTACTATTTTGAGTGCCATCTGTACCTCTCCTATGTTTGGGGACCTGCTGCAACAGGGACGATCAGTCCTTTTGCAAAAAGCAATCTCCAATCCGATATCTTCTGTTTTTCAGCTTTTTATAATTTGTCCGGATAGAGTACGGGATGACCGGGAGGCTTGGGAAATCGATTGTTGTTATCCCTTGTATCCGGTTAGGCTATAAACAGGGCGCCGGAGCGGCTCAATTCGCCACCGAAATTACAGGGACACTACCCTGAATATTGTGAAGTGTCGAATGCCCCAGTTCCAGGGTAATCTCCATCAACAGCTCCCGGAACCATTTGATGTCAGGCTCGTCTTCATTCCGTGCGTCCCAAATCAGATGTTCTTCAATGGTCGGTGTTTCGAACGGCACCCTTACCATCTTCAGGAAAGGACGCTCCAGATCATTGACCAACATCGACGGCACCACGGTAATACAGTCAGAATGCATGGTATGGGTTATGGCCAGCTCAAAATGCGGCACACTGAGCCTGGTCTGTGGCCGGCGGTTTTTGCAATCAAGGATCTGATCGATCGGCGTACGCAGATTTCTGCCCAGGCGCGTTTCGATGTAGGGCAGTGCACAGAATTCTTCAAAAGTAAGGTTATTTGTCACCAGGTCATTTTCTGCCGAGGCAAGAACCACCCATTCATCCTCAAAAAGAAAGCTGTAGTTATATTCTTCCCTCGCCTCCGGCCAGTCCAGGAAGGCTGTCGGCAGTGTCGCGATACAAAAGTCGATCTTGCCTTCCTTCACGCGTGCGACGGAATCAGTACGGAGACTTTCCACATCCAGGGATATCTTGGGATAGACATTGATAAGTTTGTCCATGATACCGTCCGTCAACAGGTTGCCGACATAGGACGACATGGCTATTTTGAAAGTTCTGTCCACCCTGGCGGGATCAAAATCCGGGCTCGGGATCATCGTCTTTTCAATCTGGCGCAGAATATCTTCCACCGGCTTCACCAATGCCTGCGCGCGGGGCGTAAGCACAAAAGTCCGCCCGACCTTTTGCAAAAGTTCATCGCCGGTAAAGTGACGCAATTTCGATAATGCGGCGCTCGCGGCAGGCTGGGAAATACATACCCGGTCCGCCGCCTTGGTCACGTTCCGCTCCTTGAGAAGCGCATCAAGAATAATCAAAAGATTTAGATCAAGTCCTTTTAAGTGCAAGGCACCATCTCCCTATAGGTCTTCGCCAAGCAATTTCACTCGCCTTTATTATGAACTGCTACAGCCTAACATGCTACCATAGCACCGGAGGGTCATCGACCGCCACATCAAGTTCCCTCCGGCATGAACAGCCTCTCAACTAGGAAACAACCCTGCCACCGTTGACACCAATGGTCTGCCCGGTGACATAGCCTGTCTCCTCCTTGACCAGCCAAGAAACAGCATTGGCGATATCCTCCGGCTCGCCGGTCCTGCGGACCGGCAACATCTTCTTCAGGTCATCAGGATGGATCGGGAATTTTTTCTTGTTGGCTTCCGACATGACCGTATTCATCACCGACGCCGGCGGTACATTGTTGACGGTAATACCCAATGGTCCCAGCTCCAGGGCCAAGGTGCGGGTAAAGGAGATAACGCCGCCTTTGGCTGCCGTGTAATGGGCCATGTGCGGACAGCCGGACTGGGCACCGGAAGAAGAAATATTGACAATCCGTCCCCATTTCGCCGCCTTCATATCCGGCAGCACCACCTGGGTCGGGATAAAGACACCCTTCAGGTTGACCTCCATCTGGCGATCCCACATTTCGTCGGTAATCTCTTCAAAGGGCGTAATCCCGGGAATACCGGCATTATTGACCAGGATGGTGATGGCACCGAAGGCGCTGCGCAATTCATTGACTGCAGCCTTGACGTTTTCCCGGTCCGCCACATTGCACTCAAGGGCAATGGCTTTTCCTCCCTCGGCCACGATGCTGTCGGCGACTTTTTTCGCATCCTCCAGATTGATATCCGATACTCCGACGGCGATCCCGTCACGTGCCAGTTGCCGGCAAATGGCCGCTCCAATCCCCGCGGCCGCCCCTGTGACCAGCGCAACTTTTTCACTCATTTAGTGTCTCCCGTCATATGAAAAGGTTCAAAATTTATGGTGCTTTTTAGCTGCCTTAATCGACCGCCGACGATGCCGTGCGGAAAAATTCATCCGCCGCCATGCTGGAGTAGCCAATGCAATAGCCGCCATCAACCGGTAGCAATACCCCGGTGATATAGGAGGCCTCATCGCTGGCGAGGAACAGGCCGGTATCGGCAATCTCCCGGGCCAGGCCCCAGCGGTCCATCGGAATACCCGGAATTTTGTAAATCCCCTCCGGCGGCTCGGCAAACTGCTGGGATTCCGGCACCAGGCCGGTCCAGATCGTGCCGGGCAGGATGGCGTTTACCCGAATGTTATCTTTGGCATAATCAAGCGCCGCTGCCTTGGTCAGCTGGTTTACGCCGGCCTTGGCCGCGCCGTAAACGCTATGCCCTTTCCAGCCGACCATGCCGGCCGCTGAGGAAACATTGACAATGGCGCCGCCACCGCTCTTTTTCAGGGCAGGCACCGCATATTTTATGCCGTAGAACACGCCCTTGAGGTTGACGTTATGAATTCTGTCCCAGTCTTCGCTGGTCTGTTCATGCAGCGGCATCATCTTGCCACCGAAACCGGCGTTATTGACCATGATATTCAGCCGGCCGAATTTCTCTTCCGCCAGCGCCACCATGGCGCGGACATCCTCTTCCTTGGCCACATCGACATGGATGCTGACCGCCGCCTCGCCAAGGGCGGCGGCGACTTCGTCCTGCTTGCCACTGATGTCAGCACAAACGATTTTAGCACCCTCAGCGGCAAATCCTTCCGCCATCGCCTTGCCCATGCCGGAGCCCGCCCCGGTGATGACGGCCACTTTATTTTCCAGACGCATTTTATAATCTCCCAGATTGGATTATTGGTTCTTCCCTGCCAGTCCCCTGCCGACGCCTACATCGCTGCGACGTCGCTGGTCGGTCGAATAAGGATCTCGGACACATTCGCCCGCCGCGGCAGCGAGATGATGAAGACAATGGTCTTGCCGATATCCTCTGTCTTCATGGAACCTTCCTTGGTGACATGATGGCGGATAAATTCTTTCTTTCGGGGATCGTCAATGGACTCAGCCACTTCGGTTGACGTGGCGCCCGGCTCGATCACACAGACGCGAATACCGTCCCCGCCAACTTCCTGGCGCAGCCCCTCTGTCATCGCATTGAGGGCGAATTTGCTGGCGCCATAGGGGCCGATCGCTGCCGCAGTACGCCTGCCGGCGGTAGAGGAAATATTGATAATATCGCCACCGCCCTGTGCGCGCAGATGGGGGATGGCCGCCGTACAGGTGTAGAGAGTGGCAAAGAAATTGATATTCATCACATGCCGCCATTTGTCCAGGTCGGCCTTGTCTACGCCGTCCAGCGCCATGACCCCGGCGGAATTGACAAGAATGTCCAGCCGTCCATAGGCCTCGACCGTCCTGGCGACCACAGATTTGGCGAATTCTTCATCTGTGATGTCGCCGGCAACTGCCAGGGCATCGCCGCCATTGTCCTTAATCTTGCTGACCAGGTCTTCGAGACGATCCGCCCGGCGGGCCGTGACAACGACCTTCACGCCTTCCGCAGCGAGGGCAAGCGCTGCCCCTTCCCCAATCCCTGATGAAGCCCCGGTAATCAGGGCGACTTTTTCCGACAGCTGGTTTCCCATCGTCTTCCCTCTCGTTTTTTAGTGAAATAAAAAAGGGACTGTGGGCGTTACTCCATAGTCCCTGGAGTTTAGGTACAACAGTACTGAATCAGGCGGCTGCGCCGTCCTCGACACCGGCAACGGACGTCCTGTGCATGCGGCGACCGGTATCGGAGCTGTACGGCCGGGCCCGGTGCAGCACACCACAATTGTCCCAGATCGCCATATCCCCTTCGGTCCAGGTGTGCATCACGCTGAACGCCGGCTGGGCGGCCCACTCTGTCAGACGCGCAATCAAGGCACGCCCTTCCGGCTTGGACATGCCGACAATGTAGTCCGCACTATAGCCGATCAACATGCATTTGCGACCGGAGTCCGGGTTCGTGTATACCAGTGGCCGCTCATGCTGCGCACCGCGCTTTCTTGCGTCCTTGATCTCGTCAGGCTCAGCCACTGCGCGAACAGCCGCCGTCACACTATGCAGGACCCGCAGTCCCTCCAGGAACTTCTGCTCATCCTCCGGCAGGGCTTCAAACGCCGCATAGGTGTTGGCAAATTCAGTCTGCCCGCCTTTGTCAGGCGCCTTGCGACAGGACAGAACCGTATATTTCGGCGGTGCGATCGGAGAACACATGCCATCGATGTGCCAGAAGAAGGTTCCCAGCACATATTCGGGCTCGGTATTGACCTTGGGATCAAGCGTGATCGTGTAGACGTCCTTGGCCGCCTCGTTGCCGCCGGCAATATTGTCGGTAAAATTCACGCGGGCGCCAAGACGGTCATTGAATTCCAGCTGCTCCTCATCGCTCAGGTTGATCTGCGGCAGGATGAGCGCTCCCTGCTTGTACAGCAGGTCCAGGCAATAATCTGCGAAGGCCGGGTCCTTTGTCGCGGCGGCATCGGCGTGGACAACGGCGCCCACACCGGGTTTGATAATTTCTGAAGACCAGTTCATGAAGCTCTCCTGTGAATCAGCGTTTGTTCTTGCTATTTGTTTAACACCTTCATAGCAGCTTCGACAGCTGCACGTCAAACAAATTTTTAACACCTTCATAGCAATGCGCCATGAACATGAAAAAAGCCCCCGCCTGGAAAGGCCGGGAGCCTGGATTAACTGTCTTTGAAATAACAATAAATAGAGGGGTCTGGACCGTTATGATTTGCCGGTTTCATCCTGGCGATAGCGGGCGAGCATCCGTTCAACGAAATTCAGGACCTCTTCATGCCCGGCCGAAAACCCCAGGGCATCCTCTGTAACCAGCAATCTGGCCAGAGCTACGCCGACCATCAGCGCTTCGGAGGCAGAAACCTGGTCTTCGCTTGTTTTCTCGCGGGGAAGCAGTTTTGACACCGCCTCTATCTGCATTTTGCGCAACTGGTCTGCGGAATCGATGACTTCAAGACGGGCTTTTTCGTGGCGGGCGGCGATTGAGGTCAACTCGGCGGTCAAGCGCGCGAGATCATTGTCAATATTCAGTTCCCAAATGGCGCGCAGTGGATCAGCAGACTCCAGCGCCTCCTGTAATCGGACATGACGTATCTCGTTAAATTCACGGATCACGGCGATAAGAAGGTCGTCCATGGTCTTGAAATAATAGTAAAGAAGCTGTGGGGTCAGCCCGGCCCTGGCGCCGACCTTACGCGCGGAAAAACTGGCGTAGCCTTCAGTCTTCAGAACTTCTGCCGCCGCCTTGATCAGCTTGGCGCGGACTTCTGAATCTTCAGCCCCCATGCGGCGTTTTTTTGCCATCACGACCTCTCCCCTACCAGGAATCTGGCACTCCATGAAATCAATAACTTTATGTCCCGGTTTTATTGGTTTAGGGGCGATAAAACAAGTCGTAAGATCGGTCCGGGAATTCAAAAGACCTCAATTGAGATATCCTGGCCAATCATTCCACCGCCGGACAAGATCAGATCGTGAAGGTCACCTCCTGGTCGACCAGCAGGGTCGCCCCGCCGGAAGTATAGGTATGGTAGGTTTCCCCGTCATAGTCCTGGTCCGCGCCCTGCACCCAGCCCTCGCCGGTGGAGGTAACAGTATCGTCCGCATCCCCCTGCAGCACGAGAATATTGTCGGCGTCGGTGACATCGAGAATATCCTGGACGGTGAAGGTGATGTCAGTGCTGCCCCCATGATCAATATCAACAATCTCTATGTTGACCATATCAATTTGGGAGAGATCAAAATCAATCTCCTCATTTTCATAAAACTGTACTGCATCCTCCCCATCTCCCCCGTCGTAGCTATCCTCAGGTGTCAGAATCATATGGTCATCACCAATTCCCCCGTACAATATATCCACCCCTCCATCTCCGGAAAGAAAGTCATTACCGGCGCCACCGTCAAGAATATCATCTCCTGCGTTACCCGATAACATATCGCTGCCATCGTCTCCCGCGATCTGATCATCGCCTTCATAACCGTCCAGAGAATCGTCCCCGGCTCCTCCGCTGATCTGATCGTTACCTTCCATGCCCCAAATCACATCAGCGCCACCGCCGCCACTTATAGTGTCGTCGCCTTCATAGCCTATAATAAAGTCATCACCGTCATCACCGGCAATCAGGTCGGCAGCCTCACTGCCGTAGATATAATCGTTCCCGGTTCCGCCATGCAATTCATTGCCTTCAAGGTCAATGCTGCCAAATCCATAACCAGGCACCTCCCCACCGTAAATGATATCGTCACCGTCGCCACCGTCGATGTAACTGCCTTCAAAGGCATATATCTTGTCATCACCGGGACCACCGTAAATATAGTTGTATCCCAGACCGGCAAATATAAAATCATTCCCGGCACCGGCATTGATCTGATCGTCGCCGTCGCCCGTATATATGCTGTCGTCGTTGGTGTCGCCGGTCACCGTCAAATTGGGGGTTACGTCCGGACGGTACAGGATGGCAATCTGGCCGGGAGTAGTGACTGAAAAATTGTTCGCCGTAGTTTCCGTAAAGTTGGCTTCAATATCAGGCAGCCCCTCGGTGTTCGCATCGGGATTAATTTTCAGGAACACCGAGCCATTATCATAGACAAGATAGATGTTTGCCGCGCTCTCAACCTTTTCAATACCATAGGGCGTCCATCCCGCATCCTCGACAATAATCTGGTCGTCAAAGCTGCTTCCGGCACCGATTGTAAGACTATTGTTTGCATCGGTAACATTAATGATATCATCCCGATTCAATCGCAGGATTTGTTCACCTGTAGAGAGATAAATTCTTTCAATATTGACAATATCCTTGCCGGTCAGGTCAAAGTCCACAACCTGCCCTTCGGGACTGATGATTGTAAACAAATCATTCCCCTCGCCCCCGTCGACGTGATCCAGAAACTCGCCGCCCTGGTCCCAGACAATTGCGTCGTCAAAGTCTCCGCCATAGAGGTAGTTTTCACCGGCGCCGCCATAAAGGCTGTCCCAGCCCCCCATGCCATACAGGATGTCATCCCCGTCCCCGCCGCGAAGCACATTTCTTTCCCAGTCGCCAACGAGGGTGTCATCATGGGCGCTGCCGGTGACCCATTCAATATCAATCAATGTGTCACCTTCCGCATCTCCGCCGCTGATCTCACCCGTAGTCAGGTTGATTGTCACGCCGGCGGAAGAGGTTTCGTAGGAGACAATATCATAATAATCGCCTCCGCCATTGATGATGTCTGCACCGGGACCGGCATTAATAGTGTCCAGGCCGCCACCGCCATTGATATCATCATTGCCCGCCCCGGTGATGATGGTATCGTCACCGCCCTTGCCAATTACTGTCAGGTCTTCGGTGGAAGAAGACATATCCAGGGTGCTGTCGCTGTCGTCAACCGCCGTCCACGTATTGGTTGAGGTCTCGGTAAACGTACCGGCCGAAGGCGTCGACGGCGTGGTCGGCGTGGTCGGTGATGTGGGGGCCGCGGTACTGCCGCCACCACCGCAGGCGGCGAGGAGCAGGGGCGTGAGAGAAACGGACGTGCGGGCCAGGCGGCCCTTCACGGAAAAGGGACCGGCTTTGACTTCTTTTATTGTTCTGGCAATTTCCGGAAAATTACTGGAACCGGACTGAAGTATTGTGTTTTTACGGACTGTAGCGTTACTCATCTCTTCCCTTCCCCACCAGCAAGGGACTTCCGATCAGAGAACGGACATGAGAAACGGAACCGGTGTCAAGGATCAGCCTCCCCCCCCTGGGCATTGCAGAATATGTTTTTTCAGCATCACCCGCGCATCCACCTCTGGTATATGCTGGCGATTCTTCCCGGATTTTATACAAACTGGCGCGGGATGACAATTAACCAGTTGTTA
The DNA window shown above is from Emcibacter nanhaiensis and carries:
- a CDS encoding SDR family oxidoreductase — translated: MGNQLSEKVALITGASSGIGEGAALALAAEGVKVVVTARRADRLEDLVSKIKDNGGDALAVAGDITDEEFAKSVVARTVEAYGRLDILVNSAGVMALDGVDKADLDKWRHVMNINFFATLYTCTAAIPHLRAQGGGDIINISSTAGRRTAAAIGPYGASKFALNAMTEGLRQEVGGDGIRVCVIEPGATSTEVAESIDDPRKKEFIRHHVTKEGSMKTEDIGKTIVFIISLPRRANVSEILIRPTSDVAAM
- a CDS encoding TauD/TfdA dioxygenase family protein; this encodes MNWSSEIIKPGVGAVVHADAAATKDPAFADYCLDLLYKQGALILPQINLSDEEQLEFNDRLGARVNFTDNIAGGNEAAKDVYTITLDPKVNTEPEYVLGTFFWHIDGMCSPIAPPKYTVLSCRKAPDKGGQTEFANTYAAFEALPEDEQKFLEGLRVLHSVTAAVRAVAEPDEIKDARKRGAQHERPLVYTNPDSGRKCMLIGYSADYIVGMSKPEGRALIARLTEWAAQPAFSVMHTWTEGDMAIWDNCGVLHRARPYSSDTGRRMHRTSVAGVEDGAAA
- a CDS encoding TetR/AcrR family transcriptional regulator produces the protein MAKKRRMGAEDSEVRAKLIKAAAEVLKTEGYASFSARKVGARAGLTPQLLYYYFKTMDDLLIAVIREFNEIRHVRLQEALESADPLRAIWELNIDNDLARLTAELTSIAARHEKARLEVIDSADQLRKMQIEAVSKLLPREKTSEDQVSASEALMVGVALARLLVTEDALGFSAGHEEVLNFVERMLARYRQDETGKS
- a CDS encoding calcium-binding protein — encoded protein: MSNATVRKNTILQSGSSNFPEIARTIKEVKAGPFSVKGRLARTSVSLTPLLLAACGGGGSTAAPTSPTTPTTPSTPSAGTFTETSTNTWTAVDDSDSTLDMSSSTEDLTVIGKGGDDTIITGAGNDDINGGGGLDTINAGPGADIINGGGDYYDIVSYETSSAGVTINLTTGEISGGDAEGDTLIDIEWVTGSAHDDTLVGDWERNVLRGGDGDDILYGMGGWDSLYGGAGENYLYGGDFDDAIVWDQGGEFLDHVDGGEGNDLFTIISPEGQVVDFDLTGKDIVNIERIYLSTGEQILRLNRDDIINVTDANNSLTIGAGSSFDDQIIVEDAGWTPYGIEKVESAANIYLVYDNGSVFLKINPDANTEGLPDIEANFTETTANNFSVTTPGQIAILYRPDVTPNLTVTGDTNDDSIYTGDGDDQINAGAGNDFIFAGLGYNYIYGGPGDDKIYAFEGSYIDGGDGDDIIYGGEVPGYGFGSIDLEGNELHGGTGNDYIYGSEAADLIAGDDGDDFIIGYEGDDTISGGGGADVIWGMEGNDQISGGAGDDSLDGYEGDDQIAGDDGSDMLSGNAGDDILDGGAGNDFLSGDGGVDILYGGIGDDHMILTPEDSYDGGDGEDAVQFYENEEIDFDLSQIDMVNIEIVDIDHGGSTDITFTVQDILDVTDADNILVLQGDADDTVTSTGEGWVQGADQDYDGETYHTYTSGGATLLVDQEVTFTI